The following are encoded in a window of Halorarum salinum genomic DNA:
- a CDS encoding phosphoglucomutase/phosphomannomutase family protein: protein MDTDPISFGTDGWRATLDEFTDERVRAVGQAVADYLGESADGAAEPDPVVVGYDARPTSEGFAESLAEVLAGNGFDVLLPERDCPTPLVAHAVVERGAAGAMMVTASHNPPEYNGVKFIPGDGAPALPEVTERIVANLRAAEPAATDEWGDVERADLVAPHAEHVRDLVGADLSGLTVAYDAMHGSGRGVTDALLESAGAEVVRLRCERDAEFGGSSPEPSAGNLSELAEAVERRDADLGIANDGDADRLAVVTPGRGFLDENLFFAATYDGLLEEQSGPAVRTVSTTFLIDRIAEDHSETVYETPVGFKWVAEAIGEHDALIGGEESGGFTIRGHVREKDGVLMALLAAATEADEPYDERVSRLEAEHGRIVADKVSLDCPDAEKARVVDDLENHIPDEVAGQAVADVVTVDGFKLLLEDGSWMLVRPSGTEPKMRIYAESGSEERSRAILADGRKLVEPLV from the coding sequence ATGGACACCGACCCCATCTCCTTCGGCACGGACGGCTGGCGGGCGACGCTCGACGAGTTCACCGACGAGCGGGTCCGCGCGGTCGGTCAGGCTGTCGCGGACTACCTCGGCGAATCCGCGGACGGAGCCGCAGAACCCGACCCGGTCGTCGTCGGCTACGACGCCCGGCCGACGAGCGAGGGGTTCGCCGAGTCGCTCGCCGAGGTGCTGGCCGGCAACGGCTTCGACGTGCTCCTGCCGGAGCGTGACTGTCCGACGCCGCTCGTCGCCCACGCGGTCGTCGAGCGCGGCGCCGCGGGCGCGATGATGGTGACGGCCTCGCACAACCCGCCGGAGTACAACGGCGTGAAGTTCATCCCGGGCGACGGCGCGCCCGCGCTGCCCGAGGTCACCGAGCGCATCGTGGCGAACCTCCGCGCGGCCGAGCCGGCGGCGACCGACGAGTGGGGCGACGTCGAGCGGGCCGACCTCGTCGCGCCCCACGCCGAGCACGTCCGCGACCTCGTGGGCGCCGACCTCTCCGGGCTGACGGTCGCCTACGACGCCATGCACGGGAGCGGCCGCGGCGTCACCGACGCCCTCCTCGAGTCGGCCGGCGCGGAGGTGGTCCGCCTGCGCTGCGAGCGCGACGCCGAGTTCGGCGGGTCCTCGCCCGAGCCGAGCGCCGGGAACCTGTCGGAACTGGCGGAAGCCGTCGAGCGCCGCGACGCGGACCTGGGCATCGCAAACGATGGCGACGCGGACCGCCTCGCGGTCGTCACCCCCGGGCGCGGCTTCCTCGACGAGAACCTCTTCTTCGCGGCGACGTACGACGGCCTCCTCGAGGAGCAGTCCGGCCCGGCGGTCCGGACGGTCTCCACGACGTTCCTCATCGACCGGATCGCGGAGGACCACAGCGAGACCGTGTACGAGACGCCGGTCGGGTTCAAGTGGGTCGCCGAGGCGATCGGCGAGCACGACGCGCTGATCGGCGGCGAGGAGTCGGGCGGGTTCACGATACGGGGGCACGTCCGCGAGAAGGACGGCGTGCTGATGGCGCTGCTCGCGGCTGCGACCGAGGCCGACGAGCCGTACGACGAGCGCGTGAGCCGGCTGGAGGCCGAACACGGCCGCATCGTCGCCGACAAGGTCAGCCTCGACTGTCCGGACGCGGAGAAGGCGCGGGTCGTCGACGACCTGGAGAACCACATCCCCGACGAGGTCGCGGGTCAGGCCGTCGCCGACGTGGTGACGGTGGACGGCTTCAAACTGCTCCTGGAGGACGGCTCGTGGATGCTCGTCCGCCCGAGCGGGACGGAGCCGAAGATGCGCATCTACGCCGAGTCGGGGTCAGAGGAACGCTCGCGTGCGATCCTCGCCGACGGACGGAAGCTAGTCGAGCCCCTGGTGTAG